Part of the Labilibaculum antarcticum genome, ATCATCTCCTTTATGTCAAAATCGCTTTGGCATGGACGTTTCATATGAATGACAATTGCTTGAAGAATATTACACTTTTTTTCGAGTGGCTAAGATACATTTTTCAAAACTCTTATAAAAGGTTGAGAAAAGGTCTTGATTATTTTCTACTCTTGCTTACTCCAATCAGTTTTCCCAAAGAACCCCACAATCGCTCTTTTTGAATAACCACAACACCAAACAGCAATAGTAATGGGGTTTTAGCGGCCATTTTTAGCCATTGATTTTCGATACCTATATAAGTGCTAGCGATAAAAACGACCAAAGCAAGAAATAAATAAAACAGAATTCTCTTTAAATCGTACTGTACCGGATAATACTTTTGCCCAGCAAGGTAGGATATTACAGTTATTGTGAAAAAACAGGCGAGAACAGAATAAGCAGCTCCCATATATCCAAACTTGGGGACCAGAAGAATATTTAAAACAACGGTGATTATTGTGCCAATAATTGCAATGTAAGCACCAAAACGCGTATTATCCGTTAGTTTGTACCATAAGGATAAAGAGAAGAATATCCCAAAAAATAAATTTGCCAGAAGTACATATGGAACAATTTTAAGCCCCTCATGGTAACTGGAATCAATCAGAATTTTCACAATATCCAGATAAAACATTACGCTAAGGAAAATAATTAAACCAAATATTACGAAATATTTTAACACATCTGCATACACCTGTTTTGAATTTTTCTCTTTTGCCTGCGAGAAGAAAAAAGGCTCAAAAGAATATCGGAAAGCCTGTATAAACAGTGTCATAATAACAGCAAGCTTGTAATTTGCACCATATATTCCGGTCTGATAAAATGGATTTTGAGCTTCAGGAATTAACTCAGGCATAATCATTTTATCCAAATTGATATTCAGAGTGCCGCAGATACTTACGATTAAAATAGGTGAAGAATAACCAAGTATCTTAAAAAGCAATTTACGATCAAGCCTAAATTGAACCTTTAAAATATCCGGAAGTAATAAAAGTAAATTAATGAAGCTTGAGACAAATATTGCCAGAAAAATATATCCAATTCCAAATTCAGGATTCCATATTTTTGTAATTGGGAATTCAGGAAAATTATTGTAAATCCACGGACATAATAGTAAGAAGAACAGATTGATCCCCAAATTGACTCCTATGTTGATCAGTTTTAAACCGGCATAACGAACAGCCCGGTTCTCCTGACGTAATTTTGCAAATGGTAAAGATGTGATGGCATCGAAAGCCAAGGTTAATGCCAATAAAATAATATAACTCTTGTTTGCCGGAATATCCAAATAAAGTGACAGAGGATTTAAGAAGCTTG contains:
- a CDS encoding oligosaccharide flippase family protein, whose protein sequence is MNPLKKLAGETVIYGASSIIGRLLNWLLVPLYTNLFIPEQYGIVTNLMSYVAILLVVLTYGMETGYFRFASKEKESDLTFSTSFISLIVTSVLFLIAIASFLNPLSLYLDIPANKSYIILLALTLAFDAITSLPFAKLRQENRAVRYAGLKLINIGVNLGINLFFLLLCPWIYNNFPEFPITKIWNPEFGIGYIFLAIFVSSFINLLLLLPDILKVQFRLDRKLLFKILGYSSPILIVSICGTLNINLDKMIMPELIPEAQNPFYQTGIYGANYKLAVIMTLFIQAFRYSFEPFFFSQAKEKNSKQVYADVLKYFVIFGLIIFLSVMFYLDIVKILIDSSYHEGLKIVPYVLLANLFFGIFFSLSLWYKLTDNTRFGAYIAIIGTIITVVLNILLVPKFGYMGAAYSVLACFFTITVISYLAGQKYYPVQYDLKRILFYLFLALVVFIASTYIGIENQWLKMAAKTPLLLLFGVVVIQKERLWGSLGKLIGVSKSRK